The Achromobacter deleyi genome has a window encoding:
- the aceF gene encoding dihydrolipoyllysine-residue acetyltransferase — protein MSNIVQIKVPDIGDFKEVEVIELLVAVGDTIKAEQSLITVESDKASMEIPASQGGVVKSIAVKVGDKVAEGAVVLEVEAAEAGASAKEEAPKADAKPAAKEEPKQAAAAAPKAEASAPAAASGPVEIEVPDIGDFKEVEVIEVMVAVGDTIKAEQSLITVESDKASMEIPASQGGVVKEVKVKVGDKVAKGSVVVVVEGAAQAGAAPAAAPAAKAEAAAAPAAKTEAAAPAAPATRPAPAAALEDANLKPGQLPHASPSVRKFARELGVNLSKVKGSGPKERITADDVRGFVKQALSAAPAAAAGGSADGAALGLLPWPKIDFTKFGPIEAKPLSRIKKISGANLHRNWVMIPHVTNNDEADITDLEALRVTLNKENEKSGVKVTMLAFLIKAVVAALKKFPEFNASLDGDNLVLKQYYHIGFAADTPNGLVVPVIRDADKKGILQIAQEMTDLSKKARDGKISPAEMQGGCFSISSLGGIGGTSFTPIINAPEVAILGVSRSSHKPVWDGKQFVPRLIVPLSLSYDHRVIDGASAARFNAYLGALLADFRRIAL, from the coding sequence ATGAGCAACATCGTGCAAATCAAGGTTCCCGACATCGGCGACTTCAAGGAAGTGGAAGTCATTGAATTGCTGGTGGCGGTGGGCGACACGATCAAGGCCGAACAAAGCCTGATCACCGTCGAATCCGACAAGGCCTCGATGGAAATCCCCGCGTCGCAAGGCGGCGTGGTGAAGTCCATCGCCGTCAAGGTCGGCGACAAGGTCGCCGAAGGCGCGGTCGTGCTGGAAGTGGAAGCGGCCGAAGCCGGCGCTTCCGCCAAGGAAGAGGCCCCCAAGGCCGACGCCAAGCCGGCCGCCAAGGAAGAACCCAAGCAGGCCGCCGCCGCCGCTCCCAAGGCCGAGGCTTCGGCCCCGGCCGCCGCCAGCGGTCCGGTCGAGATCGAAGTGCCGGACATCGGCGACTTCAAGGAAGTGGAAGTCATCGAAGTCATGGTCGCCGTGGGCGACACGATCAAGGCCGAGCAAAGCCTGATTACCGTCGAGTCCGACAAGGCCTCGATGGAGATCCCGGCCTCGCAGGGCGGCGTGGTCAAGGAAGTGAAGGTCAAGGTCGGCGACAAGGTCGCCAAGGGTTCGGTCGTGGTCGTGGTTGAAGGCGCCGCGCAAGCGGGCGCCGCACCCGCCGCCGCCCCGGCCGCCAAGGCCGAGGCTGCCGCTGCTCCCGCTGCCAAGACCGAAGCCGCCGCTCCGGCCGCGCCCGCTACGCGTCCGGCTCCCGCCGCCGCCCTGGAAGACGCCAACCTCAAGCCCGGCCAGCTGCCGCACGCTTCGCCCTCGGTGCGCAAGTTCGCCCGCGAACTGGGCGTGAACCTGAGCAAGGTCAAGGGTTCGGGTCCCAAGGAACGCATCACCGCCGACGACGTGCGCGGTTTCGTCAAGCAGGCGCTTTCCGCTGCCCCGGCGGCCGCCGCCGGCGGTTCGGCCGATGGCGCCGCGCTGGGCCTGCTGCCGTGGCCGAAGATCGACTTCACCAAGTTCGGCCCGATCGAAGCCAAGCCGCTGTCGCGCATCAAGAAGATCTCCGGCGCGAACCTGCACCGCAACTGGGTCATGATCCCGCACGTCACCAACAACGACGAAGCGGACATCACCGACCTCGAAGCCCTGCGCGTCACGCTGAACAAGGAAAACGAGAAGTCGGGCGTCAAGGTCACGATGCTGGCCTTCCTGATCAAGGCCGTCGTCGCGGCCCTGAAGAAGTTCCCCGAGTTCAACGCCTCGCTGGACGGCGACAACCTGGTGCTCAAGCAGTACTACCACATCGGTTTCGCAGCCGATACGCCCAACGGGCTGGTGGTGCCGGTGATCCGCGACGCCGACAAGAAGGGCATCCTGCAGATCGCGCAGGAAATGACCGACCTGTCCAAGAAGGCCCGCGATGGCAAGATCTCGCCCGCCGAAATGCAGGGCGGCTGCTTCTCGATCTCGTCCCTGGGCGGCATCGGCGGCACCTCGTTCACGCCCATCATCAATGCGCCTGAAGTGGCCATCCTGGGCGTCTCGCGCTCCTCGCACAAGCCCGTTTGGGACGGCAAGCAGTTCGTGCCGCGCCTGATCGTGCCGCTGTCGCTGTCCTATGACCACCGCGTCATCGACGGCGCTTCGGCCGCGCGCTTCAACGCCTATCTGGGCGCCTTGCTGGCCGACTTCCGCCGCATCGCGCTGTAA
- the aceE gene encoding pyruvate dehydrogenase (acetyl-transferring), homodimeric type — protein sequence MSSFAQAGAVQAANDEDTLETQEWLEALAAVLDREGPQRAHYLLERLIDEARRSGAHIPFSPNTAYVNTIPPGLEPAHPGNLELESRIRSYVRWNAMAMVVKANKHNPPDGGDLGGHIASFASLATMIGCGQNHFWHAEDEGHGGDLVYFQGHTSPGMYGRAYLEGRLTEEQLNHFRQEVDGKGLSSYPHPKLMPDFWQFPTVSMGLGPLMAIYQARFLKYLHARGIADTSNRKVWVFCGDGEMDEPESLGAIALAAREKLDNLIFVVNCNLQRLDGPVRGNGKIIQELEGDFRGSGWNVIKLIWGGYWDPLLAHDKEGILRQIMEDTVDGEYQAYKANDGKFVREHFFGKHPKLLEAVSRMSDEDIWRLNRGGHDPHKVYAAFNAATSHTGQPTVILAKTIKGYGMGHVGQAKNPTHQQKKLELESIREFRDRFGIPIPDDKLEDLPYFKPAEDSPEMKYLHERRAALGGYLPRRRAKADEQLKAPALDAFKAVLEPTAEGREISTTQAFVRILNQVLRDKELGPRVVPILADESRTFGMEGLFRQIGIYAPEGQKYTPVDKDQVMYYKEAADGQLLQEGINEAGAMSSWIAAATSYSSNNRIMIPFFIYYSMFGFQRIGDLAWAAGDMQARGFLLGGTAGRTTLNGEGLQHEDGHSHILASTIPNCVSYDPTFGHELAVIIQHGLKRMVEDQENVYYYLTVMNENYPQPGLTKGDEEGIIKGMYKLKSHGKGKNRVQLMGSGTILREVMAAQELLAADWDVASDLWSVTSFTELRRNGLDAERHNMLHPDEKAPQVAYVTEQLAKTEGPIIASTDYMKLFADQIRPFVPKGREYKVLGTDGFGRSDFRSKLREHFEVDRHFVVVAALRALADEGKVPVAKVAEAIKKYGINPNKANPQYA from the coding sequence ATGTCCTCTTTCGCCCAGGCTGGCGCCGTGCAGGCTGCCAATGACGAAGACACCCTCGAAACCCAGGAGTGGCTCGAAGCCCTGGCGGCAGTCCTTGATCGTGAAGGACCGCAGCGCGCCCACTATCTGCTGGAACGCCTGATCGACGAAGCCCGTCGTTCCGGCGCTCATATCCCGTTCTCGCCGAATACCGCCTACGTCAACACGATTCCCCCCGGCCTGGAGCCGGCGCATCCGGGCAACCTGGAGCTGGAATCGCGCATCCGTTCCTACGTGCGCTGGAATGCCATGGCCATGGTGGTCAAGGCCAACAAGCACAACCCGCCGGACGGCGGCGACCTGGGCGGCCACATTGCGTCGTTCGCCTCGCTGGCCACCATGATCGGCTGCGGCCAGAACCACTTCTGGCACGCTGAAGACGAAGGCCACGGCGGTGACCTGGTCTACTTCCAGGGCCACACCTCGCCCGGCATGTACGGCCGCGCCTACCTCGAAGGCCGCCTGACCGAAGAGCAGCTCAACCACTTCCGCCAGGAAGTGGACGGCAAGGGCCTGTCGTCCTACCCGCATCCGAAGCTGATGCCGGACTTCTGGCAGTTCCCGACGGTGTCGATGGGCCTGGGCCCGCTGATGGCCATCTACCAGGCCCGCTTCCTGAAGTACCTGCACGCCCGCGGCATCGCCGACACCAGCAACCGCAAGGTCTGGGTGTTCTGCGGCGACGGCGAAATGGACGAACCCGAATCGCTGGGCGCGATCGCCCTGGCGGCCCGTGAAAAGCTCGACAACCTGATTTTCGTCGTCAACTGCAACCTGCAGCGCCTGGACGGCCCGGTGCGCGGCAACGGCAAGATCATCCAGGAACTGGAAGGCGACTTCCGCGGTTCGGGCTGGAACGTCATCAAGCTGATCTGGGGCGGCTACTGGGATCCGCTGCTTGCGCACGACAAGGAAGGCATCCTGCGCCAGATCATGGAAGACACCGTTGACGGCGAGTACCAGGCGTACAAGGCCAACGACGGCAAGTTCGTCCGCGAGCACTTCTTCGGCAAGCATCCGAAGCTGCTGGAAGCCGTGTCGCGCATGAGCGACGAGGACATCTGGCGCCTGAACCGCGGCGGCCACGATCCCCACAAGGTGTATGCCGCGTTCAACGCCGCCACCAGCCACACCGGGCAGCCCACCGTCATCCTGGCCAAGACCATCAAGGGTTACGGCATGGGCCATGTGGGCCAGGCCAAGAACCCGACCCACCAGCAAAAGAAGCTGGAGCTGGAATCGATCCGCGAATTCCGCGACCGTTTCGGCATCCCGATCCCGGACGACAAGCTGGAAGACCTGCCGTACTTCAAGCCGGCCGAAGACTCGCCCGAAATGAAGTACCTGCACGAGCGCCGCGCCGCGCTGGGCGGCTATCTGCCGCGCCGCCGCGCCAAGGCCGACGAGCAACTGAAGGCGCCCGCGCTGGACGCGTTCAAGGCCGTGCTGGAGCCCACCGCCGAAGGCCGTGAGATCTCCACGACCCAGGCCTTTGTGCGCATCCTGAACCAGGTCCTGCGCGACAAGGAACTGGGCCCGCGCGTCGTGCCGATCCTGGCCGACGAATCGCGCACCTTCGGCATGGAAGGCCTGTTCCGCCAGATCGGCATTTATGCGCCGGAAGGCCAGAAGTACACCCCGGTCGACAAGGACCAGGTCATGTACTACAAGGAAGCGGCCGACGGCCAGCTCCTGCAGGAAGGCATCAACGAAGCGGGCGCGATGAGCTCGTGGATTGCGGCGGCCACGTCGTACTCCTCGAACAACCGCATCATGATCCCGTTCTTCATCTACTACTCGATGTTCGGGTTCCAGCGCATCGGCGACCTGGCCTGGGCCGCCGGCGACATGCAGGCGCGCGGCTTCCTCCTGGGCGGCACCGCCGGCCGCACGACGTTGAACGGCGAAGGCCTGCAGCACGAAGACGGCCACAGCCACATCCTGGCGTCCACCATCCCGAACTGCGTGTCCTACGACCCGACGTTCGGCCATGAGCTGGCCGTGATCATCCAGCATGGCCTGAAGCGCATGGTGGAAGACCAGGAAAACGTCTACTACTACCTGACGGTGATGAACGAAAACTACCCGCAGCCCGGTCTGACCAAGGGCGACGAGGAAGGCATCATCAAGGGCATGTACAAGCTGAAGTCGCACGGCAAGGGCAAGAACCGCGTGCAACTGATGGGTTCGGGCACGATCCTGCGCGAAGTCATGGCGGCGCAAGAGCTGCTGGCGGCCGACTGGGACGTGGCGTCCGACCTGTGGAGCGTCACCAGCTTCACCGAACTGCGCCGCAACGGCCTGGACGCCGAACGCCACAACATGCTGCACCCCGACGAGAAGGCGCCGCAGGTGGCTTACGTCACGGAACAGCTGGCCAAGACGGAAGGTCCGATCATCGCGTCGACCGACTACATGAAGCTCTTTGCGGACCAGATCCGTCCGTTCGTGCCCAAGGGCCGCGAATACAAGGTGCTGGGCACCGATGGTTTCGGCCGCTCGGATTTCCGCTCGAAGCTGCGCGAGCACTTCGAAGTGGATCGCCACTTCGTCGTGGTTGCCGCGCTGCGCGCGCTGGCCGACGAAGGCAAGGTGCCCGTCGCCAAGGTGGCCGAAGCCATCAAGAAGTACGGCATCAATCCGAACAAAGCCAACCCGCAATACGCCTGA